In Treponema sp. OMZ 798, the following proteins share a genomic window:
- a CDS encoding VOC family protein: MKLDGFGVFVKDMPTMVRFYRDVLGFEIKEAEDASNVFLEKDGTLFLFYRRSDFENMTSTKFNYAEKINGHFEIALGVENFAAVDKAYNEIVAKGGKSVMPPTTEPWGQRTCYIADPEGNLVEIGSFVKE; this comes from the coding sequence ATGAAATTAGATGGATTTGGTGTTTTTGTAAAAGATATGCCGACAATGGTTCGTTTTTACAGAGATGTATTGGGATTTGAAATCAAAGAGGCAGAAGATGCTTCAAATGTGTTTCTTGAAAAAGACGGTACACTGTTTCTATTTTACAGACGCTCAGATTTTGAAAATATGACTTCTACAAAATTCAATTATGCAGAAAAGATAAATGGGCATTTTGAAATTGCTTTAGGTGTAGAAAATTTTGCGGCAGTTGATAAAGCGTATAATGAAATAGTTGCAAAGGGCGGAAAATCCGTAATGCCACCTACAACAGAGCCTTGGGGACAGCGAACCTGCTATATTGCCGACCCCGAAGGAAATCTTGTGGAAATTGGTTCTTTTGTGAAAGAATAA
- a CDS encoding outer membrane lipoprotein-sorting protein: protein MGEFMNKKFLIVLIAFFVSMAAFAEVPSTEEMYKIMDKVFDRGNFEKDFTSTLTLIVEKPNQPKEVVQFKLFRRDKKDQTTLIQLAPEADKGNGYLQEKDNLWFYDPIAHQFTHSSLKKNLANSDTKLSDVNKKSEFRQAWEILKIEEAKIGKYEVYAVTAKALQKDAAYAQEKFFVRKDEHLILKTESYGASGKHMRTTLIPKYAKVEGLPLPVHQIYINELIKGEKTTQIFQDFSTARIDDVVFTKAYLEKIN from the coding sequence ATAGGAGAGTTTATGAACAAGAAATTTTTGATTGTGCTCATTGCTTTTTTTGTAAGCATGGCGGCATTTGCTGAGGTTCCTTCGACGGAGGAAATGTATAAGATTATGGACAAGGTTTTCGACAGGGGGAATTTTGAAAAAGATTTTACCAGCACTCTCACGCTGATTGTCGAAAAACCTAATCAACCTAAGGAGGTTGTTCAGTTTAAACTTTTCAGGCGTGATAAGAAAGACCAAACAACTCTTATTCAGCTTGCACCTGAAGCAGATAAGGGAAACGGTTATCTGCAAGAAAAAGATAACCTTTGGTTTTATGACCCGATTGCTCACCAGTTTACTCATTCTTCGCTTAAAAAAAATTTGGCAAACAGCGATACAAAATTATCGGATGTAAATAAAAAGTCCGAGTTTAGGCAGGCTTGGGAAATTCTTAAAATTGAAGAAGCTAAGATCGGTAAGTATGAAGTTTATGCGGTAACGGCTAAGGCTTTGCAAAAAGATGCAGCTTATGCCCAAGAAAAATTCTTTGTGCGAAAAGATGAACACCTTATTTTAAAAACAGAAAGTTACGGTGCAAGCGGAAAACACATGAGAACTACACTTATACCCAAGTATGCAAAGGTTGAAGGATTACCTCTTCCAGTTCATCAAATCTATATAAATGAACTTATAAAGGGAGAAAAAACAACGCAGATATTTCAAGATTTTAGCACTGCAAGAATTGATGATGTAGTTTTTACAAAGGCTTATTTGGAGAAGATAAACTAA
- a CDS encoding integron integrase, translating to MFVEIRPYENKALSVNFKAQGEDFSKVLQAIKKVPGRAWLPEQRFWIIPADRNSCDILLNNLYYNGICMADSRFTGKNHTSNYADAFNTETIGENDSPASTYLKSILQKLDEVIAAKHYSKRTEEAYSYWISRFISENKDKNLKALSDDEINSFVSRLAVKEKTAASSQNQALAAILFLYKNILGLTINTPENIVRAKKPKKLPTVMSREETAKIFSILPDNDYSLCICLLYGTGMRLMEALRLRVQDIDFDKNEITVHDGKGAKGRKTMLPVSLKFPLQKHLEKVRLIHEADCKDGFGSVPLPFSLAKKYPNAGKTWAWQWVFPQARRWRNKETGEQGRHHIDPSVIQRTLHEAVLKSGIPKPIGCHTFRHSFATHLLEAGYDIRTIQELLGHSDVKTTMVYTHVLNRGSLGVQSPIDRM from the coding sequence ATGTTTGTTGAAATACGGCCTTATGAAAATAAGGCTTTGTCGGTAAATTTTAAAGCTCAAGGAGAGGATTTTTCTAAGGTGCTCCAAGCAATAAAAAAAGTGCCGGGAAGGGCTTGGTTGCCGGAACAACGGTTTTGGATTATCCCTGCCGATCGTAATTCTTGTGACATTTTGTTAAATAATCTTTATTATAACGGAATCTGTATGGCAGATTCAAGGTTTACCGGTAAAAATCATACTTCTAACTATGCTGATGCTTTTAATACTGAAACTATTGGGGAAAATGATAGTCCGGCCTCAACTTATCTTAAATCTATTCTACAAAAGCTGGATGAAGTTATTGCTGCCAAACATTACAGCAAGCGCACAGAAGAGGCTTATAGCTATTGGATAAGCCGCTTTATTAGCGAAAATAAGGATAAAAATCTTAAAGCTCTTTCCGATGATGAAATAAATTCTTTTGTTAGCCGTCTTGCAGTAAAAGAAAAGACCGCTGCTTCAAGCCAAAATCAGGCTCTTGCCGCTATTTTGTTTCTATACAAAAATATATTGGGCTTAACTATAAATACTCCTGAAAATATAGTCCGTGCAAAAAAGCCTAAAAAGCTTCCCACTGTGATGAGCCGGGAGGAAACTGCAAAGATATTTTCTATTTTGCCTGACAATGATTATAGTCTTTGTATATGCCTACTGTACGGAACCGGAATGCGGCTGATGGAAGCCCTGCGGCTAAGGGTGCAGGATATAGACTTTGATAAAAACGAGATTACCGTACATGACGGAAAGGGGGCGAAAGGCCGTAAAACTATGTTGCCGGTTTCCCTTAAATTTCCGCTTCAAAAGCATTTGGAAAAGGTACGCCTGATCCATGAAGCGGATTGCAAGGATGGTTTCGGCTCGGTGCCTCTTCCTTTTTCTCTTGCAAAAAAATATCCCAATGCCGGTAAAACTTGGGCCTGGCAGTGGGTGTTTCCCCAAGCACGCCGCTGGCGGAATAAGGAAACGGGCGAGCAGGGAAGGCATCATATCGACCCTTCCGTTATTCAGCGCACCCTGCATGAAGCTGTTTTAAAGTCAGGCATCCCTAAGCCGATAGGCTGTCACACCTTCCGCCACTCGTTTGCAACGCATCTTTTGGAAGCCGGTTACGATATCCGCACGATCCAAGAACTTCTCGGCCACAGCGATGTTAAAACCACCATGGTTTATACACACGTCCTAAACCGAGGCAGTCTGGGAGTGCAAAGCCCCATAGACAGGATGTGA
- a CDS encoding ABC transporter permease yields the protein MNISKIAFRNLNRQKRRSILLVFAIAFAFFVVIFMDGMTSGALNSMAGEISKIVGGHVYIIGSKKAADKNADDPAQVYMNAEDIALVEKTVKELGIDTVYIIKRSRSSGKLIFEGKEVTSQIDGCKFDEEKILHDSILFKEGSWEAMKKENAILLSESVAQSLNVGLHDIVLFETKTSKGQLTVIELQVEGIAVNRSPFGGITNYINFDYLQKVTELEKGSIEVYSLFLKNPDMQEAYAQMLEKKFGEAGPATSRALARQISPSQPANNVLKQLEEGKWEGTKFGVASFYDFAPQMVTLMNTLNGISFGVLVVLLVITMIGISNTFKIIVHERRGEVGTMRSCGIMRRHVRHLFLAEASFLSLFGAVCGFVLAVIVMQVISFIPIASDSPFSVFTKNGYFTWNLSVLLVLLKFAIMLGLTLLTVRGSASRAANMIPAEALRSGK from the coding sequence ATGAATATATCAAAAATAGCGTTTAGGAATTTAAACAGACAAAAAAGGCGAAGCATTCTTTTGGTTTTTGCAATAGCGTTTGCTTTCTTTGTCGTTATCTTTATGGACGGCATGACTTCCGGAGCCTTAAACAGCATGGCTGGCGAAATTTCAAAAATTGTAGGCGGCCATGTTTATATAATCGGTTCAAAAAAGGCTGCAGATAAAAATGCCGATGACCCTGCTCAAGTTTATATGAATGCCGAAGATATTGCTTTAGTAGAAAAAACCGTAAAAGAATTGGGTATCGATACCGTGTACATCATAAAAAGAAGCCGCTCATCGGGTAAACTCATCTTTGAAGGAAAAGAGGTTACCTCTCAAATTGACGGCTGCAAATTTGATGAAGAAAAAATTTTGCATGACAGTATTCTTTTTAAAGAAGGAAGCTGGGAAGCCATGAAAAAAGAAAATGCGATTCTTCTTTCCGAATCGGTAGCCCAAAGCTTAAATGTAGGTTTACACGACATAGTTTTATTTGAAACCAAGACCTCGAAAGGACAGCTTACCGTTATTGAACTTCAAGTAGAAGGCATTGCAGTAAACCGCTCTCCGTTCGGCGGAATCACAAATTACATCAATTTTGATTATTTACAAAAAGTTACGGAGCTTGAAAAAGGAAGCATAGAAGTATATTCCCTTTTCTTAAAAAATCCTGACATGCAGGAAGCTTATGCTCAGATGCTCGAAAAAAAATTCGGAGAAGCAGGCCCGGCTACAAGCAGAGCTCTTGCACGACAAATTAGTCCTTCACAGCCTGCAAACAATGTACTTAAACAGCTTGAAGAAGGAAAGTGGGAAGGAACAAAATTCGGTGTAGCTTCTTTTTATGATTTTGCACCGCAAATGGTTACCCTGATGAATACCTTAAACGGTATAAGTTTCGGCGTTTTGGTTGTGCTTTTGGTTATTACGATGATCGGTATTTCAAACACCTTTAAAATTATCGTACATGAAAGAAGGGGTGAAGTCGGAACCATGCGCTCTTGCGGTATTATGAGAAGACACGTAAGACATCTTTTCCTTGCAGAAGCTTCATTTTTGTCCTTGTTTGGAGCCGTATGCGGCTTTGTCCTTGCGGTTATCGTAATGCAGGTTATATCCTTTATTCCGATTGCCTCGGATTCTCCCTTTTCGGTCTTCACCAAAAACGGATACTTTACATGGAACTTATCGGTACTTTTGGTTTTATTAAAGTTTGCGATAATGTTGGGCTTAACCCTGCTCACGGTAAGGGGCTCAGCTTCAAGAGCCGCTAATATGATTCCTGCCGAAGCGCTTAGGTCAGGAAAATAA
- a CDS encoding BrnA antitoxin family protein, producing the protein MITSKKLTAERIAEIEKFPITYDEDSPKFSKEELQEFVPYHKEYFDITPKKVSISFKIDADILAMMKATGKGYQTRINKCLRDAVFEGRF; encoded by the coding sequence ATGATTACATCAAAAAAATTAACGGCTGAACGAATTGCAGAAATTGAGAAATTCCCTATTACCTATGATGAAGATTCTCCGAAATTCTCAAAGGAAGAATTACAGGAATTTGTTCCGTATCATAAAGAGTATTTCGACATAACACCAAAAAAGGTATCAATTTCATTTAAAATTGATGCTGATATTCTTGCAATGATGAAGGCAACTGGTAAAGGTTATCAGACAAGAATAAACAAATGTCTTAGAGATGCTGTTTTCGAAGGTAGATTTTAA
- a CDS encoding ABC transporter permease, with the protein MNKTIFKMAVKNLFANKAKMIITLSLIGIGTFLVILGFGILNFSLQQTQDVCISDFSGDVLITGKPEKDTIMVQLLGVFQTVSVSMDRPKVPYLTPFEKVRSKVESLPEVRGLTNSVFASGMLKPVDLPDSWEPEDKNRSSFPYLQILGIEPESYKNLFDTIKIYEGEFPKSSNGKFAMLPRDRKERFEDYYGRTLKLGDEILISSFAGKARQQKVIITGFFDYAHPDTAIDGIAYFDVDTTRILADMTLGARTAAAIPDSVDLSLSEKSEDELFSDDFDSDIIDTAASSNTKIDYENLLGSTELRDQLNLADNEAWHHIVIKLKDSSKTQSVIKTLNDWFKEEGINAQALDWKLGMAMYYGAIEGTRTLFITMLAILSVVVLIVIMNTLVVAVMQRSSEIGTMRAIGAKKGFVRKIFFAESFFMSCVGVLIGLVLALIGAAVVNAFNIRVGEILAAMFGGKQIRVSISAVSALWTMAAMLLAGLAANWYPVRLALKISPLEAINR; encoded by the coding sequence ATGAATAAGACGATTTTTAAAATGGCGGTAAAAAATCTTTTTGCAAATAAGGCAAAGATGATTATTACCTTATCGCTTATAGGAATAGGAACCTTTTTGGTTATCCTAGGTTTCGGTATCCTAAATTTTTCATTGCAGCAAACTCAGGATGTATGTATAAGCGATTTTTCAGGCGATGTTTTAATTACCGGTAAGCCTGAAAAAGACACTATAATGGTACAGCTTTTGGGAGTTTTTCAGACAGTCAGTGTCAGCATGGATAGGCCTAAGGTGCCTTATCTAACCCCCTTTGAAAAGGTTAGGTCTAAGGTTGAAAGCCTTCCTGAAGTAAGAGGTCTTACTAATTCCGTTTTTGCAAGCGGAATGCTTAAACCCGTTGATCTTCCTGATTCATGGGAGCCTGAGGACAAGAATAGGAGCTCTTTTCCGTATTTACAGATTCTGGGTATTGAGCCTGAAAGCTATAAAAATCTTTTCGATACGATTAAAATTTATGAAGGCGAATTCCCCAAATCTTCAAACGGAAAATTTGCCATGCTTCCCCGCGATAGAAAAGAGAGATTTGAAGATTACTATGGCAGAACTTTAAAACTCGGAGACGAAATATTGATTTCTTCCTTTGCAGGAAAAGCAAGGCAGCAAAAAGTCATAATCACCGGCTTTTTCGATTATGCTCATCCCGATACGGCGATAGACGGAATAGCTTACTTTGATGTAGACACAACCCGCATTCTTGCAGATATGACACTGGGAGCGAGGACTGCAGCGGCAATTCCCGATTCTGTCGATCTAAGCCTTTCAGAAAAATCGGAAGATGAGCTTTTTTCGGATGATTTCGATTCGGATATTATAGACACCGCTGCGAGCTCAAACACAAAGATTGATTATGAAAATCTTTTGGGAAGTACCGAACTGCGCGATCAGCTCAACCTTGCCGATAATGAGGCTTGGCATCACATAGTAATAAAGCTTAAGGATTCTTCAAAAACTCAAAGTGTAATTAAAACATTAAACGACTGGTTTAAGGAAGAAGGAATAAATGCTCAGGCCTTGGACTGGAAACTCGGAATGGCGATGTATTACGGAGCAATAGAAGGCACAAGAACTCTTTTTATTACGATGCTTGCTATTCTTTCCGTGGTAGTTTTAATCGTTATAATGAATACCTTGGTGGTTGCCGTTATGCAAAGAAGTTCCGAAATAGGAACAATGAGGGCTATAGGTGCTAAAAAAGGCTTTGTAAGAAAGATATTTTTTGCGGAATCGTTTTTTATGTCCTGCGTAGGAGTTCTTATAGGTTTGGTTCTTGCTCTTATCGGAGCCGCCGTAGTTAATGCTTTTAATATCAGGGTTGGAGAGATCCTTGCAGCTATGTTCGGCGGAAAGCAAATAAGAGTAAGTATTTCTGCCGTTTCTGCTCTTTGGACAATGGCTGCAATGCTTTTAGCAGGTCTTGCCGCAAACTGGTATCCTGTAAGGCTTGCCTTAAAGATAAGTCCTCTTGAAGCAATCAACCGTTAA
- a CDS encoding BrnT family toxin, giving the protein MGKTVISENRRFEWDEEKNEINCKKHGFGFEEITDVFDDPYFLVRYDKNHSVDEERWNGIGCINGMLVLVTTFTERERIRIISAQRADNDLKEVYYDYIKKING; this is encoded by the coding sequence ATGGGTAAAACTGTTATAAGTGAAAATCGTCGTTTTGAATGGGATGAAGAAAAGAATGAAATCAACTGTAAAAAACATGGTTTCGGGTTTGAAGAGATAACGGATGTCTTTGATGATCCATATTTTCTTGTCCGATATGATAAAAATCATTCTGTTGATGAAGAAAGATGGAATGGTATAGGTTGTATAAATGGAATGTTGGTTCTTGTAACTACTTTTACGGAACGTGAACGAATTAGAATTATTTCAGCTCAAAGAGCAGATAATGATTTGAAGGAGGTCTATTATGATTACATCAAAAAAATTAACGGCTGA
- the nrdD gene encoding anaerobic ribonucleoside-triphosphate reductase, giving the protein MRNIEEINAEIENVKKELENVHGTGTEVYARIVGYYRSVRNWNKGKREEYNHRIMFSSENERIEKTLSDCNCDCPPISGSLDFSVSNNFSEKKEQIA; this is encoded by the coding sequence ATGCGGAACATTGAAGAAATCAATGCAGAAATTGAAAATGTAAAAAAGGAACTTGAAAACGTTCACGGTACAGGAACTGAAGTTTATGCCAGAATCGTAGGCTATTACCGATCAGTCCGAAACTGGAACAAGGGAAAACGAGAAGAATATAATCACAGAATTATGTTCTCGTCCGAAAACGAAAGGATTGAAAAAACTCTGTCCGATTGTAACTGCGATTGCCCGCCCATCAGCGGTTCCTTAGACTTTTCAGTTTCTAACAATTTTTCAGAAAAAAAAGAACAAATAGCCTAA
- a CDS encoding TfoX/Sxy family protein, with translation MASSKDYLDFMLDQLSDLEDITFRQMMGEYIIYYRGKIIGGIYDNRFLVKPTKSVLEKMPKAQYEVPYDGAKEMILVEELDNREFLRELIFAMYGELPEQKRKRS, from the coding sequence ATGGCTTCTAGTAAAGATTACTTGGATTTTATGCTTGACCAGCTTTCTGATTTGGAAGATATAACTTTTCGACAGATGATGGGAGAGTATATAATTTATTATAGGGGTAAAATCATCGGCGGAATCTATGATAATCGCTTTCTTGTAAAACCTACAAAATCAGTATTGGAAAAAATGCCCAAGGCTCAGTATGAAGTGCCGTATGATGGTGCAAAGGAAATGATTTTAGTTGAAGAGCTAGATAACCGTGAATTTCTTAGGGAATTGATTTTTGCGATGTATGGGGAACTGCCGGAACAAAAGAGAAAAAGATCCTAA
- a CDS encoding ABC transporter ATP-binding protein, which yields MNIVQVKNLKKTYPLGKVLVEAVKGVDFAIEQGEFVSISGPSGSGKSTILNMIGLIDTPSGGELIINNESIYKESDFASLLKKQNKKVKVPNKLDKKMTVLRHEYLGFIFQSFNLVPVLNVYENIEFPLLFGRAKESKAKQKEWINYLVEKVGLTEWKHHKSNELSGGQRQRVAIARALATKPQIVLADEPTANLDSKTGIQILELMKEVNRELKTTFIFSTHDSKIVDMTNHRIKILDGQILEDVKASA from the coding sequence ATGAATATTGTACAAGTTAAAAACTTAAAAAAGACTTATCCGTTGGGAAAAGTTTTGGTTGAAGCCGTAAAAGGCGTAGATTTTGCTATTGAGCAAGGAGAATTCGTTTCTATATCAGGGCCTTCCGGTTCGGGGAAATCTACTATTCTCAATATGATAGGTTTGATAGATACACCCTCAGGCGGAGAGCTTATCATAAACAATGAAAGTATTTATAAGGAATCGGATTTTGCTTCTCTTTTAAAAAAACAAAATAAAAAAGTTAAGGTTCCTAACAAATTGGATAAAAAGATGACGGTGCTCCGGCACGAGTATTTGGGTTTTATCTTTCAATCATTTAACCTTGTACCTGTTTTAAACGTATACGAAAATATAGAGTTCCCGCTTTTATTTGGAAGAGCAAAAGAGAGTAAAGCAAAACAAAAAGAGTGGATTAACTATTTGGTAGAAAAGGTAGGGCTTACGGAATGGAAGCACCATAAATCCAACGAACTTTCAGGCGGTCAAAGACAGAGGGTTGCAATCGCAAGGGCCTTGGCTACAAAACCTCAAATAGTTTTGGCAGATGAACCTACAGCGAACCTTGACTCAAAAACGGGTATCCAAATATTGGAGCTTATGAAAGAGGTAAACCGAGAACTTAAAACAACCTTTATCTTTTCGACTCATGATTCAAAGATTGTAGATATGACAAACCACCGCATTAAGATTTTGGACGGTCAAATCCTCGAAGATGTAAAAGCTTCGGCTTAA